A single window of Oncorhynchus clarkii lewisi isolate Uvic-CL-2024 chromosome 10, UVic_Ocla_1.0, whole genome shotgun sequence DNA harbors:
- the LOC139419767 gene encoding protocadherin beta-16-like, producing the protein MEYKRGSILRRGRWTTFVFLLLTVHQCVGDIRYSIAEEIKRGSVVGRFSQDLGIDVKTLSTRRPRIEFEGSTRYCDINQKNGDLIVNERMDREELCGQRPSCALHFDFFLENPLELHRVTLEIQDVNDNFPTFPNEVIKLEIRESANKGERFSIDEALDTDTGVNSVQGYTLSANEHFTLSVHTSADTGKYAEIVLEHELDREKQDELSLILTAYDGGKPQKSGTVVIQVRVLDANDNVPVFTQSIYKMSVPENAPLGTAVVTVSASDADEGANGQVTYEFSHISIKTKNTFSIDPRSGEIKIKSMIDFEDTSSFELRVKAKDGAGQAASCKVIVDVADINDNAPVILIKSFKSPLPENSPTGTEVAFIYVQDRDSESNGKVICSIEQNTYFKLSPSIKKHISLITAVELDRETQSEYNITLIATDEGHPPLSSFQTITLIVSDVNDNQPVFDKQSYNAYVTENNNPGSSMCSVTARDPDWRQNGTVVYSLLHSDVNGVPVSSFVSINGDTGVIHAVRAFDYEQFRSFKVHVVARDNGSPPLSSNVTVSVYITDENDNSPQILYPAPAGNSLMTEMVPKAALAGSLVSKVIAVDADSGQNAWLSYHIVKSTDPGLFTVGIHSGEIRAQRDISESDSMKQNLVISIKDNGQPSLSTTCDVYLLISDNLAEVPELKDMTYEDSSKLTSYLIIGLVSVSTFFLTFIILILAVRFCGRRKPRMLFDGAVAIPSAYFPPNYAEVDGAGTLRSSYNYDAYLTTGSRTSDFKFVRSYNDSTLPADQTLTRCPDTLLEGSITTLNTAGEANEVIAVSSLLCEE; encoded by the exons ATGGAATATAAAAGAGGTTCCATATTGAGGCGAGGGCGATGGACCACCTTTGTCTTCCTATTATTGACCGTCCATCAGTGTGTCGGGGATATTCGCTATTCCATTGCAGAAGAAATTAAACGAGGTTCTGTGGTTGGGAGATTTTCTCAGGATTTGGGAATCGATGTAAAAACACTGTCCACCAGAAGACCAAGGATCGAATTCGAAGGTAGTACACGATACTGCGACATTAACCAGAAGAATGGAGATTTGATTGTGAACGAGCGGATGGACAGAGAGGAGCTGTGCGGACAAAGGCCGTCGTGTGCTTTGCATTTTGACTTCTTTTTGGAAAACCCTCTAGAGTTGCATCGTGTCACACTTGAAATCCAAGATGTTAACGACAATTTCCCAACATTTCCCAATGAAGTAATCAAATTAGAGATCCGAGAATCGGCCAATAAAGGAGAGCGATTTTCCATTGATGAGGCCCTCGACACAGATACGGGAGTCAATTCAGTTCAGGGTTATACTCTATCGGCAAATGAACATTTCACCTTGTCTGTTCACACAAGTGCTGATACGGGTAAATATGCAGAGATTGTACTAGAGCATGAACTGGACCGCGAAAAACAGGACGAACTATCACTTATTCTGACAGCTTATGATGGCGGAAAGCCACAGAAATCTGGCACAGTGGTTATACAGGTCCGGGTACTAGATGCTAATGATAATGTCCCTGTATTTACGCAGTCTATTTATAAGATGAGTGTGCCTGAAAACGCTCCATTGGGTACTGCCGTGGTCACTGTCAGTGCCAGCGATGCAGATGAAGGGGCGAATGGACAGGTTACATATGAATTTAGTCATATTTCTATCAAAACAAAAAATACTTTCTCTATTGATCCAAGAAGTGGAGAGATTAAAATAAAATCAATGATAGATTTTGAAGATACGTCGTCCTTTGAACTGCGAGTTAAAGCTAAAGATGGAGCAGGTCAGGCTGCTTCATGTAAAGTTATTGTCGACGTCGCTGATATTAATGACAACGCCCCAGTCATACTTATTAAGTCATTCAAATCACCATTGCCAGAAAACTCACCAACCGGTACAGAGGTCGCCTTCATTTATGTACAGGACAGAGATTCTGAGTCCAATGGCAAAGTAATATGTTCTATTGAGCAGAACACATACTTCAAATTGTCCCCGTCaatcaaaaaacacatttccctaaTAACTGCTGTGGAATTGGATCGTGAGACACAGTCAGAATACAACATCACTCTTATTGCAACCGACGAAGGACATCCTCCACTGTCGTCATTTCAAACTATTACGTTAATTGTTTCTGATGTGAATGACAACCAACCTGTGTTTGACAAACAATCCTACAACGCCTACGTGACTGAAAATAACAATCCGGGCTCCTCTATGTGTTCTGTTACTGCCAGAGACCCAGACTGGAGACAGAACGGCACTGTGGTCTATTCTCTATTGCACAGTGATGTGAACGGTGTTCCGGTGTCCTCATTTGTATCCATTAACGGAGACACAGGGGTGATCCATGCTGTGAGAGCATTTGATTATGAGCAGTTTAGGAGCTTCAAAGTCCACGTTGTAGCCAGAGACAATGGTTCTCCTCCACTCAGCAGTAACGTGACTGTGAGTGTCTACATAACAGATGAGAATGATAACTCTCCCCAGATATTATACCCTGCTCCAGCAGGGAACTCCTTGATGACTGAGATGGTCCCCAAAGCTGCTCTGGCGGGGTCACTGGTTTCCAAGGTGATAGCTGTGGATGCTGACTCTGGACAGAACGCGTGGCTTTCATATCACATCGTGAAATCGACTGATCCGGGACTTTTCACTGTTGGTATCCACAGCGGAGAGATCAGGGCACAACGGGACATTTCTGAATCTGACAGTATGAAGCAGAACCTTGTTATATCAATAAAGGACAAcggacagccctctctctctacaacctGTGATGTGTATTTACTCATATCAGATAACTTGGCTGAGGTTCCAGAACTGAAAGACATGACTTATGAGGATAGTTCCAAACTCACATCCTATTTGATCATTGGTCTAGTCTCTGTTTCCACCTTTTTCCTGACTTTCATTATTCTCATCCTGGCCGTGAGGTTCTGTGGTAGGCGAAAGCCTAGAATGTTGTTTGATGGAGCAGTCGCCATTCCCAGCGCGTATTTCCCTCCCAACTATGCAGAGGTGGATGGAGCTGGAACTCTCCGTAGTTCTTACAATTATGATGCATACCTGACAACGGGCTCACGCACCAGTGACTTCAAGTTTGTCCGATCTTACAATGACAGCACGCTGCCTGCTGATCAGACACTAACAAGATGTCCAGATACATTATTAGAAGGGAGTATCACCACGCTCAACACTGCAGGAGAGGCGAATGAG GTGATCGCtgtttcttctcttctctgtgaGGAGTAA